One genomic region from Cyanobium usitatum str. Tous encodes:
- a CDS encoding peptidoglycan D,D-transpeptidase FtsI family protein, translated as MNSSRQRGPVRAPRSSQQRVIPIQPVPAGRLLAVYGLLCAGLVGLAGRLAWLQVVDATNLQTRAHAIQTQTTKPIGKRRTIVDRNGRLVALDEQRFTLWAHPRYFNFPGDDPQKIRTADEVAGRLAAVIAQPKPALLQTMAGRPSGVKLRTDLDPETAERVRQLGISGLDLEAYPHRIYPQGSLFANVVGFLNLERVPQAGLEQSRDSDLKRQETALQMRRGADGTPLPAGLTAGSLYGDDLRLQLTLDARLQQVALQALAKQVKKWNAKRGAAMVMDVRNGEMLALVSTPTYDPNKFWTFNPGLFREWSVQDLYEPGSTFKPINLAVALQEKAIKANGRVADTGQLSIGGWPIFNHDKRANGLIDFPTVLQVSSNVGMVKAMAQVKRDRFWHWLRTMGIDETPDTDLPGAVAGELKSRKDFTGQAIEPAVAAFGQGFSLTPLKLLQLHAMLANGGRLVSPHITRGLRSGDALASAPGGSGLQLLDPDVTRTVMAWMESVVDNSSDLGMKIPGYRIGGKTGTAQKAERGVYIPGALITSFVGHLPIDDPRYVVLVVVDEPKGGNTFGSTVAAPVARQIIDALLVLERIPPSHPKELQKTVAKHRA; from the coding sequence ATGAACAGCAGCCGTCAGCGCGGTCCGGTTCGGGCTCCTCGCAGCTCCCAGCAACGGGTGATACCTATCCAACCGGTACCCGCTGGACGCCTGCTCGCTGTCTACGGCTTGCTCTGTGCCGGTTTAGTTGGCCTGGCGGGTCGGCTGGCCTGGCTCCAGGTGGTGGATGCCACCAACCTGCAGACCCGGGCCCATGCCATCCAGACCCAAACCACCAAGCCCATCGGCAAGCGGCGCACGATCGTCGATCGCAATGGCCGTCTTGTAGCTCTCGATGAGCAGCGCTTCACGCTCTGGGCCCATCCCCGTTATTTCAACTTCCCAGGGGACGACCCCCAGAAGATCCGTACGGCAGATGAGGTAGCCGGCAGGCTGGCGGCCGTAATCGCCCAGCCCAAGCCAGCCCTGCTGCAAACCATGGCAGGTCGGCCCAGCGGCGTGAAGCTGCGCACCGACCTCGACCCCGAAACTGCTGAACGGGTTCGGCAACTGGGCATAAGTGGGCTCGATCTAGAGGCCTATCCACACCGGATCTATCCCCAGGGCTCCCTTTTCGCCAACGTGGTGGGTTTTCTCAACCTGGAACGCGTTCCTCAGGCTGGCCTGGAGCAAAGCCGCGACAGTGATCTCAAGCGCCAGGAGACAGCCCTGCAGATGCGCCGCGGCGCTGATGGCACCCCTCTTCCCGCCGGCCTAACGGCAGGTTCCCTCTACGGCGACGACCTGCGCCTGCAACTCACCCTTGACGCCCGTTTGCAACAGGTAGCCCTTCAGGCCCTAGCAAAGCAGGTGAAGAAGTGGAACGCCAAGCGCGGCGCGGCAATGGTTATGGACGTGCGCAATGGCGAAATGCTGGCGCTGGTTTCCACACCCACCTACGACCCCAATAAGTTCTGGACCTTCAATCCGGGGCTGTTCCGCGAATGGTCGGTGCAGGACCTCTACGAACCTGGCTCCACCTTCAAGCCGATCAACTTGGCGGTGGCCCTGCAGGAAAAAGCCATTAAGGCCAATGGCCGCGTTGCCGACACAGGCCAGCTCAGCATCGGCGGCTGGCCGATCTTCAACCACGACAAACGGGCTAACGGCTTAATCGATTTCCCCACCGTTTTGCAGGTGTCGAGCAACGTCGGCATGGTGAAGGCCATGGCCCAGGTGAAGCGCGATCGCTTCTGGCACTGGCTGCGCACGATGGGGATCGACGAAACCCCCGACACCGACCTGCCTGGGGCGGTGGCCGGTGAGCTCAAGTCGCGCAAGGACTTCACCGGCCAAGCGATCGAACCTGCTGTCGCCGCCTTTGGCCAGGGGTTTTCCCTCACCCCGCTGAAGTTGCTGCAACTGCACGCCATGCTTGCCAACGGCGGCCGGCTGGTGAGTCCCCACATCACCCGCGGCCTGCGCTCCGGCGATGCCCTAGCCAGCGCACCCGGAGGCAGTGGTCTTCAGTTGCTTGATCCCGATGTCACCCGCACGGTGATGGCCTGGATGGAATCGGTGGTGGACAACAGCAGCGACCTGGGTATGAAGATTCCCGGTTACCGCATCGGCGGCAAGACCGGCACCGCCCAGAAGGCTGAACGTGGTGTCTACATCCCAGGTGCCTTGATCACCAGCTTTGTGGGCCACCTGCCCATCGACGATCCCCGCTACGTGGTGCTGGTGGTGGTGGATGAGCCCAAGGGGGGCAACACCTTCGGTTCCACGGTGGCAGCTCCAGTAGCGCGCCAGATCATCGATGCCCTGCTGGTGCTGGAGCGGATCCCCCCTTCCCACCCCAAGGAGCTGCAGAAAACAGTCGCTAAGCACCGCGCCTGA